ACAACACTAACTAACATCTATTAATATTTTAAGCTCATAAAAATAACTCAGTATTAAATTGTTTGTATTTGTTTTGAAGTGGGCATAACTTCATGTTCTCCTCCTATAAATTGGGGTGAAGTAGAAAGCAAAATGCAAAAGTCCTTCCAACTCATAATTAATACCTCTGGTGGTGACTTTGTAGAAGTACTTAAGTAAGTACTTAATTAATTGCCTCTTCTTTCTAATTATTTCTAGCTTTAATAACTAATCTGCACTAATTTCCCTTGCTTTTATATGATAATTTATATAATGCTTGATAATTAATTGTTTGCCTTGTTTACCTCAGACATGGATTACATGAGTACTAGTGCAGTGCTCTTTTTGTTGACATGCATTGCCACATACTTTGTTGGTTCACTTTATGCAAAAAGCAAAAATTCAAACTACAAGCTTCCACCTGGACCTTCTTTTTTCACTATCATGTCAAACGTTATTGATTTGTACAACAAGCCACAACAAACACTTGCAAATTTTGCTAAGTTTTATGGTCCTGTTATGCGTATAAACCTATGCACTGAAACCACTATAATAATCTCTTCTTCTGATATGGCCAAAGAGATTCTCCATACTCATGATTCTTTGTTCACTGATAGATCTGTTCCTCATAACACAACAACTCACAACCATGACAATTTTAGCTTAGTTTTCCTCCCATTTTCACCTCTCTGGCAACACCTTAGGAAAATATGTCATAATAATCTATTCTCCACCAAGACTCTTGACGCAAGTACAGAACTTAGACGTATGAAACTCAAAGATCTTCTCAATGATATGCATAAAAGCAGCTTAACTGGTGAAGCTGTTGATATTGGAAGAGCTGCTTTCAAGGCTTGCATTAATTTTTTGTCCTACACTTTTGTGTCTCAAGATTTTGTTGAGTCTTTGGATGATGAGTATAAGGATATAGTTTCCACTCTCCTAAAAGCTGTGGGAACACCAAACATCTCTGATCATTTTCCTGTGTTGAAAATTTTGGACCCACAAGGCATTAAGAAACACACTACTAATTATGTTGAAAAGGTATTTTATGCCTTAGATATCATAATAGATAAGCGAATGAAGATGAGAGAAAGTGAACATTATATTTCAAAGAATGACATGTTAGACACCTTGTTGGACATTTCCAAAGAAGATAAGCAGA
This genomic window from Vicia villosa cultivar HV-30 ecotype Madison, WI unplaced genomic scaffold, Vvil1.0 ctg.001262F_1_1, whole genome shotgun sequence contains:
- the LOC131634232 gene encoding cytochrome P450 76T24-like produces the protein MDYMSTSAVLFLLTCIATYFVGSLYAKSKNSNYKLPPGPSFFTIMSNVIDLYNKPQQTLANFAKFYGPVMRINLCTETTIIISSSDMAKEILHTHDSLFTDRSVPHNTTTHNHDNFSLVFLPFSPLWQHLRKICHNNLFSTKTLDASTELRRMKLKDLLNDMHKSSLTGEAVDIGRAAFKACINFLSYTFVSQDFVESLDDEYKDIVSTLLKAVGTPNISDHFPVLKILDPQGIKKHTTNYVEKVFYALDIIIDKRMKMRESEHYISKNDMLDTLLDISKEDKQKMDKKQIKHLLLDLLVAGTDTTAYGLERALSELVHNPEIMSKAKKELEETIGIGNPVDESDMDRLPYLQAVVKESLRLYPPAPMLLPRKARVDVEISGYTIPKGAQVLINEWAIGRTDIWEDAHLFSPERFIGSEIDVKGRHFKLTPFGSGRRICPGSPLAVRMLHLMLGSLINSFDWKLENNMEFKDMDMDKSLRAIPVALNKVY